The following coding sequences lie in one Cannabis sativa cultivar Pink pepper isolate KNU-18-1 chromosome 5, ASM2916894v1, whole genome shotgun sequence genomic window:
- the LOC115717671 gene encoding uncharacterized protein LOC115717671, producing MLEVTTFHNEHTCAIDLRGKDNRQASPLIVAHQIKDKFATDDSNHLASDIRKDMHKDYGIQMSYERAWRCKKKALHLTRVALDAGSHIFSIAFVIVDSENHNSWTYFMRKLKETIGDVENLAFVSDRHQSIVRALKIVFFDAHHGACYHHIIMNVNQKFKTDVFTNHIYTCTHTYSKSEFHREFENIRAMNVAVAQYLEEIGFQKWVRLYFSGVRYNVMMSNRAESFNNTTKDARGNLITAVVAFLRSKVHPGRKVETGGVVDLQEQTCTCGLFQCMKFPCPHACAAAEQRSIGVYAPCPPYYTTEYWRSTYEGTIMPVGDEDDWEVPDDIKNMTV from the exons ATGCTTGAGGTGACTACATTTCATAATGAACATACATGTGCCATTGATCTTCGAGGAAAAGATAACCGTCAAGCATCACCTTTGATAGTTGCCCATCAAATTAAGGATAAGTTTGCAACTGACGACTCGAATCATTTGGCCTCTGATATAAGGAAAGATATGCACAAGGATTACGGGATCCAAATGAGTTATGAAAGGGCTTGGAGGTGCAAAAAGAAGGCACTACACCTAACTCGAG TGGCACTAGATGCAGGGAGCCATATCTTTTCGATAGCATTTGTTATAGTTGACAGTGAAAACCACAATTCTTGGacctattttatgagaaaattgaaagaaacgatTGGTGATGTTGAGAACTTAGCCTTTGTTtcagataggcatcaaagcattgttcGTGCTTTGAAGATCGTGTTCTTTGATGCACACCACGGTGCATGCTACCACCACATTATTATGAACGTCAACCAGAAGTTCAAGACTGACGtcttcacgaatcacatttacacGTGTACCCACACGTATTCAAAATCAGAGTTTCACAGAGAATTTGAGAACATTCGGGCAATGAATGTTGCGGTTGCACAATATCTTGAGGAAATTGGATTTCAAAAATGGGTTCGGTTGTACTTTTCAGGGGTACGTTACAATGTAATGATGAGCAACCGGGCTGAAAGCTTCAACAACACAACTAAGGACGCAAGAGGCAACCTGATCACTGCTGTTGTAGCATTCCTGAGGTCCAAA GTTCACCCTGGACGAAAAGTTGAGACCGGTGGCGTAGTGGACTTGCAAGAACAGACTTGCACTTGTGGCTTGTTCCAGTGCATGAAGTTTCCTTGTCCTCATGCATGTGCTGCAGCTGAGCAAAGAAGTATTGGCGTTTACGCACCATGCCCGCCATATTACACAACAGAATATTGGAGGAGCACATATGAAGGTACAATTATGCCagttggtgacgaggatgattgggaaGTGCCTGATGATATAAAGAACATGACAGTTTGA